In the Polyangiaceae bacterium genome, one interval contains:
- a CDS encoding NAD-binding protein produces the protein MKQLTAQLLGVFRKREMRSNLGALAKLLALLLATIAVYSVGFHLLMAWEGQNHTWLTGVYWTLTVMSTLGFGDITFHTDVGRGFSILVLVTGIVLMLIVLPFAFIRFFYAPWLEAQVHLRAPRSAPEDMQDHVVVARYDALAETLIARMADEGVPCLVLEPDPARGVQLLGEGVGVVVGEPDAETTWQAARSAHAALCVANQDDASNTNVVLTIREHMDRVPIVALADKTDSVDILSLSGASHVLLLKQRLGQELASRIDPSRPRYFAVPGSDDLLLSELPMRNARVAGRTFLESELHAYTEVEFVALRRRGRMLPISPGTRLEPESSLMVCGQADALSALQRSVLEEDPRPGPTLVIGGGKVGCAVLEDLLRAKRAAHVIDSDASIAETLRSLATKVVVGDAASLEVMHAAEIESATAVLLTTHDDAVNIYLAVYARRLNPTCRILSRVTHDRNIEAIYRAGADFVLSQSSLGAELVLGLVQGREIAVLGEGADLFTERAPSALTGSVSAARATLQGMGLQLVAIRDAQQSSRAAQTVKSLAAGAELTLLGARDARRRLERMQL, from the coding sequence GTGAAGCAGCTCACCGCGCAGCTTCTGGGGGTATTCCGCAAGCGCGAGATGCGGTCCAACTTGGGCGCCCTGGCCAAGCTGCTGGCGCTGCTGCTCGCGACGATCGCCGTCTACAGCGTCGGCTTTCACTTGCTCATGGCCTGGGAAGGGCAAAACCACACCTGGCTCACGGGCGTGTACTGGACCCTGACGGTGATGAGCACGCTCGGGTTTGGTGACATCACGTTTCACACAGACGTCGGTCGGGGCTTCAGCATCCTGGTGCTGGTCACGGGCATCGTGCTGATGCTGATCGTGCTGCCCTTCGCTTTCATTCGCTTCTTCTACGCGCCGTGGCTGGAAGCGCAAGTGCACCTGCGAGCGCCTCGGTCCGCCCCAGAGGACATGCAGGATCACGTCGTGGTGGCACGCTATGATGCGCTCGCGGAGACGCTGATCGCTCGCATGGCTGATGAGGGCGTACCCTGCTTGGTACTCGAACCCGACCCCGCCCGCGGCGTGCAACTGCTGGGCGAAGGAGTGGGCGTCGTGGTGGGCGAACCCGACGCCGAGACCACATGGCAGGCTGCCCGCAGCGCCCACGCGGCCCTGTGCGTGGCGAACCAAGACGACGCCAGCAACACCAACGTCGTGTTGACCATTCGCGAACACATGGATCGCGTGCCAATCGTAGCGCTGGCTGACAAGACGGATTCCGTCGACATCTTGTCGCTCAGCGGAGCGAGCCACGTGCTGCTGTTGAAGCAACGCCTGGGACAGGAGTTGGCCAGTCGCATCGACCCTTCCCGCCCGCGGTACTTCGCGGTGCCCGGCAGCGACGACCTGCTCTTGTCAGAGTTGCCAATGCGCAACGCCCGTGTCGCGGGCCGTACCTTTCTGGAGTCGGAGCTTCACGCCTACACGGAGGTGGAGTTCGTTGCCCTGCGACGACGCGGGCGGATGTTGCCGATTTCGCCGGGCACGAGGCTCGAGCCCGAGTCATCGCTCATGGTTTGTGGCCAGGCCGACGCTCTGTCAGCTCTCCAGCGCAGCGTGTTGGAGGAAGATCCTCGGCCGGGCCCGACTTTGGTCATTGGTGGCGGCAAGGTGGGGTGCGCCGTGCTCGAGGACCTGCTGCGCGCGAAGCGAGCCGCGCACGTGATCGACTCGGATGCCTCCATCGCCGAAACCCTGCGCTCCTTGGCGACCAAGGTGGTGGTCGGAGACGCCGCGAGCCTGGAGGTCATGCACGCAGCTGAAATCGAGAGCGCCACAGCCGTCCTGCTGACCACGCACGATGACGCAGTGAACATTTACCTGGCCGTCTACGCTCGCAGGCTGAATCCAACTTGCCGCATCTTGAGCCGTGTGACCCACGATCGGAACATCGAGGCCATCTACCGCGCCGGAGCGGACTTCGTCTTGTCACAGAGTTCCTTGGGTGCGGAGCTAGTGCTCGGGTTGGTGCAGGGGCGAGAAATCGCGGTGCTGGGGGAAGGGGCCGACCTGTTCACTGAACGAGCCCCTTCGGCGCTGACGGGCAGTGTGAGTGCGGCGCGAGCCACGTTGCAGGGCATGGGTCTGCAGCTGGTTGCCATCCGCGATGCCCAGCAGTCTTCGCGCGCTGCCCAGACCGTGAAGAGTCTCGCCGCCGGTGCCGAACTCACGCTGCTGGGGGCTCGCGACGCGCGGCGGCGGTTGGAGCGAATGCAGCTCTAG